ATGTTCACTATTTCACAGAATACACATATGTTTTGAGCATTTTCAGCTTCACAATTCCAGCATGTTTTCATTTTGCGTTAATTTTCTCATTGAATTAATGGCTAataataaatatctcattttcaGGAGGATGGGATCATGCCAAAAGGTAGGATAATTGGTACCTTAATTAATTACAGAATACATTCAACtgttttattagctcacctgccggTTATGCCGTGGTgccgtcaacttttccatttaaataacttcttctcaataagcaagagacccagagacctaatattgcgcctgcagcatgctgggatgaaggactaccaagtttgttcaaattaatgaagttgaccttcattctaggtcacaggggtcaaatgggctaaaatctttaacaacttcttctcattaaccagGACTCAATAAGCAAGAGTCCGAGGGGGTTTATATTAGTTCTGTAGCATGCcagggtaaagggctaccaggatttttcaaatgaatgaccttgacctacattcaaggtcacaggggtcgtAAAggataaaatctttaaatgagttcttctcaataaccaggagtcccagggaattgatattaggtctgtagcgtgctagggtgaaggactaccaagtttgttcaaatgaatgatcttgacctacattcaaggtcacaggggtcaaatcggctaacatttttaaatgacttctcgATAACCAAGCATCCCAGgtagttgatattgggtctgtagcatgctaggattaagggctaccaaggttgttcaaataaatgaccttgacttaccaTCAAGGTAACAGGAGGCAATTAGGCTAAAATCCTTAAAAAATTTCTTCTGAATAAtcaaaggcccagagacctggtatagggcctgtagcatgctgggatgaagggattccaagtttgttcaaatgaatgaccttgacctacattcaaggtcacaggggtcaagtagcctaaaatgttaaaaggacatcttctcaataacaaagaagTGCAGGGACTTgctattgggtctgtagcatgctgaggttaagcgctaccaaatttgttcaaatgaatgaccttaaccttcattcaaggtcgaaggggtcaaataagctaaaatctttaaatgacttctgaataaccaaaaggcccagagacctgatattggtctgaagcatgctgCGATGAATGGCTACAATATTTGAgcaaatcaatgaccttgacttacattcaatGTCATAAGGGTCAGATAAACCATGATTTAAGAATTTAATATGCCAACAGATTTAAAAGACTCGTGAAATAACTACAGGGtccatatatataaaatgatcactgcattgcaggtgagcgattcgggccaTTGGGCCTTGTATTTAGACTATATCTAGTATTTATATCCCAGTCCAtatacatagtaacacaaatgacaagGGAAGACAACTTTgatttatgactcgtgccctgaccagACCTCAAACTCATAATCTAATGCATCCAatcacctagccagaaatacatGCAGCTTattgttgtactgtgatgaatatatgtatatatacgatGTATTACTCATCCGTTCAGTAACATTAAGAAACGATGCAGtttcattatcatataaaaCGCTTACCCCTTTTCTTTGGATCAGAATTCAAAGTTAATTTGCTGTCAATGATTTTGAGTAGATTTTAAGTTGGGAATGTTTTAGTCATGAGTCAATGTCTCTAGCTCTTACTCAGCTGAAGGAGCATGCTTCTTTAGCTTAGTTGGTAGTGCCATGGATTAATTATCATGCCAGAGACCCAAGTTTTTTGCCAGCTGGGTTTCCCACCAATTATTCTCTATACTTATATGTCTGAATAGGTTCAACAATAATAATTGACTATATGGAAAGCATGAATATTGGATGTACATCTTCAACCAAGAATGTTACCTACAACATCACAAATGAACCAAGGAAAGAAAAGCCGCCGAAGCCTAAAGTGAACTTACATCACAAAGATAAGAATGCAGGTAGGGGAAagtgtataacaaatattttcacATTGATACACATGCTTTTCACAAATGATTCAAGATAAATCTAAAATTCTTATGTAGGCACTAGTGTAGccagacatatacatgtatatgatatttcatatatataggaaatgatattatatacatgtacataattatataatattttatatataggaaatgatatcatacacatgtacataatatttcatatatatagaaaatgatattacatatatatacatatatataatattttatataaggaaatgatataatatacatgtatataatattttatataaggaaatgatattatatacatgtatataatattttatataaggaaatgatattatatacatgtatataatattttatataaggaaatgatattatatgtatacatacataatattttatatatgggAAATAatattacagtcaaacctgctctaacgaccccctgtatataacgactgcctgttTATGGCCGATTTTAAGATTTCCCATGAGGTTTTACTATgtaacgaccctctgtatagcgactacctgtatgtaatattttatatataggaaATGATATATTAAGTAAGGTTTATTTTCAAAGGTCAACCCTgcaatgacgtcataaatgaCGAGACATGACACTGTCATCAGATGATGCATGGCTGGGGTTATTCAAATCACCTTAGTCTGTAAACAGTCCTTGATTTACcactatttctaagaaagttcCTGaagaatctttctcaaattttatttctataggtttctcttggtccctagttcTGTGTTCAGTTGAAACTAatggaaacaaaatggccgactggacgccattttgaattttgacaattttgaagtttgttacacaattgctatttctgagaaaatactcttcaataaacatttcttaaatttcataacGAAATATTAGACTGGTATAATAATTAAGATTAAATCAATATTCCTTGTCCTGCATAGAAatttctcaaattacatatatgtaggaTTATCATGGTCCCTTGTTGTGCAATATCAAATTTTAGATCACATAatcaaaatggccaacaggtgATTTCAACAGTGGAAGTTTCTATTTTTTTATGGATCTTTGACAATATGGGATGGAAAGGTGTGAGTATTGTAAATTTTATTATCAGACATTATCAGACGTGAAAGAAAGGAAGAAATTAATCATGTCGGATGAAAGTGATAGAATAGACAACAGAATGGTAAGAACAGGTGCAATTGTAGCAAGAAGCTGAATGAAAGATTAAAGAATGGCATCTGTATAAGTAAGACTTAGGATACAGGTTAGCCTGGGAAACTCTAGACAGAGTAGTAGTGGAAAAACGACCTTAATAGATAGACAGCTAAgaaagatatacatatacatgtatatgtaagtcCATCCATATTATGAAGTTGCATGACCAATAGAAACATCAGTTAGATAATTTGCAATTGAAAAGTAAATCTAACATTTAGTAAAACTCTCAAGACAGACTGGAATACAGGGAGACAGCGAGGAGATACAGTCAGGAAGTGGTCAGGTCTACTCTGCTCCAGAAAGTAATTACTCAGGGAGTTAGTAACATGGAAGGGGAGACGGTTACATGTTGAGTTCGTGATTCAGAACTTGTTTAGAGATCCAGAtgtaaaatcataattaaaaaaacctttaaatgtTAAATTCATTCCGTCTGACAGCTAGTTTACACGCAAAGCAATCAGTCACTTTTTTTAAAgctatatatattaagtttttCTTTGTCTCAATAAAGTGTTTGTAAAAgtttgttattactatttctcTGAAAGTTCTTGATAGATTTCTCTCCATTTTCAAAAGGCGATTCCcctatttgttttcaaatgattaaaaGGAAATGAGGAAAGATGAGAAACAGAGgagaaaatctgaaaaaaaagtagagaaaatttgagaaaagatcagtcttacattgTAGAGGccatgaaaaataaatgaagttgCATCGAACAATCCCTCTCGGATCTCTCAAttttcttatctttttttttaaattttttttttaagcccACATCATCAGATGATAAAGACTTTTCAAATTGCTTTTTGTCTATGGTCTACctataaacaattctttttATATCTATTCCTCTAGAAGTACTGGGAGGATTTTTCTTAAACTTCACAGATATGTTCAAACTCCTGTGGTTCCTAATTGTGCCGATTTGTGTTTGAGTCTGATCCAGAAAACGAAATGCCACCAGCTGCTGACGtccatcttcgattttgacattggaagattgttatcactatttcttgagaagtactggaaggagTTTTTTTTTCGAACTTCCTATGTATAGGTGCTACttagtccctagttgtgcaagagacatatatatgtctctggttgtGCCCATTAGATCTTGAGTCCAGGAAACAAAATGTTCCacatgcagccatctttgattttgacagttgatgaCAGTTGAATTTGTCATTACTATTTCTTCTGAAGAACTTCtggatttttatcaaacttcatgACTTTTTAGGTTTCCTTTCTTCCCAGGTTGTActcatttgattttgagtctgatcaaGGAAATAAAATGGCTGAAATTTGAAGTTTAGCATATTTTGCTATTTCTCATTCACTGATTAGTTCTTCTTGATCATTCTTAggtttcatatgtaggttttatCAGCTCATTAAAAGTAGAGAATAAAAGCAGTCTTACATAGACTATAGATCATTCAGTGGTGGGCGCCTAGATCCCACCTGGATCTCttaattgttgtttatattcaatcaaaattatatttacatgcCTGCGATAACATTTTCATGCTGTGGTATTTGATACTTCCTTGCAAATTCATAACTTTAAATTATTACAGGAGACCAGTTAGGTAAATTAGTAAGAGACGACGAAGCAACTCTTATTCTGGATATGTTGACAATAACTGCAAAGTCTGTTGGAATCATCCGTGGACCGGGGGGATGTCAAGGGACTGGTTTTCTTCTAAAGGACGGCATGGTCATGACAGCTGCCCATGTGATCGATAACCTCAGTAAGTACATCATGgtttgaatatatatgtaaagtCTATCCTTTTCACCCCTTGCCACCATTGAAATATGGAAAGTTCATTGTCAATTCTCATATGTCTTGGTATTTGGCATACGTTTATAAATACATGCCTTGAAAAGTCCTTGAATTTATGGCTTTAGTGTTAAAATAGGTTCAAAGAGATACATTTTCTGTGTATGTGACTTAATATTTAAtgtgttaacaataataaaaagaCTGTTACAACACTGTTAATTTGATAGGAAATAGGACTGaactttttattgatatcatcaaAATTTTACTTAATGTTGATCAGTATCCCGGAAATGTTTTGGAGAATTTTTGAAGTTAATGGCAGAATTAAGCTCTTGGGAAAGTCTTGGAAATTGACGACTCAAAGTCTATTTCAACCATAGAACTGTTGTGTTGGGCAACTGCATGACTTTATACAAGTGTTTTCTGTCATGTGTGACTGTACAACAGATATTATCAGTATATACTCAGATATAAATTTGATGCCTCCATTTTCTTAGTCCTGACGAGACTGGATCCCTGAGGTTAGATGCAAGAATAAACCTAATATTTGTATTGCTTTGTCACCTCACCCCCGATAGGATAAAATGActtgtaatgtaaactttatttttattttggcaCACTCAAATTTCAGCATATAACTGAATTTTAACAGATTTATAAGTTTAATGAATTATCTCAACCTTTAACGTGTAATAGTTTAAGAAAAGAGTAAATGAAAAATACCCGTCCCGCTCTGGGGCACGACCTAGTGATGCCTCATTCTCATGGCAAGCATCCTATCTACTCGCCACTTTTGACACTACTCCCTTTTTCACAAATTGTgaaaaaattgtaataaataaaaaaaaaattgaaggaGTAATAAAAATCATACTAGGGCTCAAATTAACAACCTCCTTATatatcctaccactagactaaaaGGAAATTCCAGTTCGAGCTAGTAACGTGATCTTATACATAATACTCTCCATTTTTACATGTGCTTGCTGTAGAAAAACAAATATAGATCTGTAATGATTTCAACAAGATCATGGGGAAGAATACTGctacaatgtaaataaatctACGGTactgttctatttatagaaaacttgtgtttgtaaataatatcaTACTACATTATCAAGTTTGTCTTGTTTATGTTTCAGGAGACCCGACTCATCCAGGGAACCTGAGAGAAGACTGTACCGAgaaaaaattatcaatacaatTTGGATATAAGCAGCAATCAGATGTCAAAACACAgcccttttttttcttcatatctGAAATTCCATATATAAGCATTGAAATTGATGTTGTTATCCTGCAGATTCGAGTAGAATCAGATACGAGTAATAAACTTCCACGTCCTATAGAGACCTTTGGTCCTGTGCAAGAAAATATGAAAGGTGAAATGATTGGTCATCCTAATGGGGAACCACAAAGAACAGACCGAAATATTGAGCGCTATGTCCTGTCCCAAGATATGTATGAGAAAGCAAAGCAGTGGAGTATAGACGGATATCGTGAAAATGGATATGAGGGGATTCAAAAGAAGGGGACAATATTGTTTCATTGCGGATTTACCCATGGTGCATCAGGCAGTCCAGGTGTTTATACCGATACCACAAAGAACGATTGTGAAGTAATATGGATATTACTGGAAGGTTATCCTGGGTTTTATTACAAAAGACTACGATCTGAAGAGAAAGCCATAATTGACAATAATTTCCTTATTGAGCAGGGAATCACAATGCAAGCTATCTGGGAGGACATGTTTAAGGAAAAAAGAGAACTTTGTGACAAAATATTTGGTCACCGTAATGAACACTTTCAACCAATACCAGACCCATCATCTTCTTTGAGATTGGcatcatgaaaacaaaattcacTGCATTGACTCACTTACTAAATTGGCACATTTCAgaagtttatttcaatattataaatatatacagagaaTCAAGGTATTTCAAGAGTTGAATTCTTGgatttagaaaatgaaaatactgCATAAATGACATAGTTAAAATCACCTTTACCTGAAACTCTATTAGAGTCCCATTCTGACAGAGAATTGTCGTCAAGCATCTGACCAGCATCCgtctggcgtcaacttttcctttcaaatgacttcttctcaataaccaagaggcccagagacccgaTATTGGCTGAGCCGGCAATGTCACATACTGAAGTGAAGGGATACTAATTCTGtgcaaatgaataaccttgaccctTAATTCAAAGTCAGGAGTGggagatgggggggggggggggggggggggggggggggggggggggggggggaggaaaTGTGCCACAATGTTTAAAAGGTGACTTCTTGATAATCAACAGACCCAGAGATGTGAAATTCGGCAAGTAGTAACTGCTTACCTGCTGGAGGATATAAACGCATAATTCCTCATCTCTGACTgcattatcaaaatgttttcttatattctttatattttttaaaatgatatcaaatataattgcCTTGATCGGCATtaaaattttacttatttttcatGAACCCCTTTAATCCAGGAATGCTGTGTGAAATGATAAAGAAAGACACAAAAAAGGCAGGAAGGGAAGTGTTGAAAATATTCAGTGCCGTGTCAACGAGGTACAAATCTGCCTACGTgcatattatgtatgtatgaccTATACTCTGAGCACATTTTATTGACAGAAGgtttggtgggttttttttatctcttgTGTGTTGTTGTAGTCATAACACTGGTAACAGCAATTTTGTTAAGAATATGGACTTAAAGATACCATATAGTCCTGATGGGCAGAAAAAGTCTGTTCATACATCTCTGAAAGTTGTTACTATGCATGTGTGCTTTAGTAACACCTAGAAGAGTTGCATGTACAGAGTATGTTCTTAGTAACATATGTTCTTAGTAACACATGGCAGAATTGTATGTACAGAGTATGTTCTTAGTAACACCTACAAAAAATGTAGCAGAACTGTATATACAGAGTATGTTCTTAGTAACACATGTTCTTAGTAACACGTGTTCTTATTAACACGTGGCataattgtatgtacagtgtatgttcTTAGTAACACGTGGCAGaactgtatgtacagtgtatgttcTTAGTAACACGTGGCAGaactgtatgtacagtgtatgttcTTAGTAACACGTGGCAGaactgtatgtacagtgtatgttcTTAGTAACACATGTCAGATCTATATGTACAGAGTATGTTCTTAGTAACACCTAGCAGAACTGTATGTACAGAGTATGTTCTTAGTAACATGTGGCAGAATTGTATGTACAGAGTATGTTCTTAGTAACATGAGGCAGAACTGTATGTACAGAGTATGTTCTTAGTAACATGAGGCAGAACTGTATGTACAGAGTATGTTCTTAGTAACATGAGGCAGAACTGTATGTACAGAGTATGTTCTTAGTAACACGTGGCAGAACTGTATGTACAGAGTATGTTCTTAGTAACACGTGGCAGAACTGTATGTACAGAGTATGTTCTTAGTAACATGAGGCAGAACTGTATGTACAGAGTATGTTCTTAGTAACATGTCAGAATTGTATGTACAGAGTATGTTCTTAGTAACACCTAGCAGAACTATATGTACAGAGTATGTTCTTAGTAACACGTGGCAGAATTGTATGTACAGAGTATGTTCTTAGTAACACGTGGCAGAATTGTATGTACAGAGTATGTTCTTAGTAACATGAGGCAGAACTGTATGTACAGAGTATGTTCTTAGTAACACGTGGCAGAATTGTATGTACAGAGTATGTTCTTAGTAACATGTCAGAATTGTATGTACAGAGTATGTTCTTAGTAACACATGTTCTTAGTAACACATGTTCATATAGTAACACATGTCAGAGTATGTTCTTAGTAACACGTGGCAGAATTGTATGTACAGAGTATGTTCTTAGTAACACCTGGCAGAACTATATGTACAGAGTATGTTCTTAGTAACACATGTTCTTAGTAACACATGTTCATATAGTAACACATGTTCATATAGTAATACATGTTCTCAGTAACACATGGCAGAGCTGTATGTACAGAATATGTCCTTACCACTTGCCCCTCAGAATTATATGGTTTCTTTCAATTGTAATTGAGTGACCaaattgttataatttacaATCTATTTCAGTTTATCAAACTGcttttttgtgaatattttcaaaaagtaCTGTACAGTGGACTGTATAATTGTATGATTAACAGAATCTGAAATTTGTTTCCATTTCATATGAATTTTACGGAACTTGTCACGAATTTCTCATAATACCATGTCAAACACTCTGTAAATGGAAAACCTGTAACGAATCATTGTATAAATCTCTTATGAAATGGAAGCATTTGTATATATCctgtttatattaattaagCAATGTACTTCTTTCAAGAGCTATATATGTGGTGCTTTAATAATACATGTTTAATTTAATAAGTTTTAATATTCAAACTTCCATACTTTAATAATATTGAACTCATTTTAATTGATTTGTGCAGCAGATTAAATTCACAAAtcttttcactgcaaaatcttatattttcactgctcatcgctttagtgaaaatataagtttaataattttctatatttcactggcaaaaatgcaataagtttGCATGTtaataataattgaaatatgaaatgtctaataacaaatttattgtataaatattatcatattaGCAACCAGGTGGTTGATATTCATATCTGGAATTCAGGAAAAGCTAACGGTCAAGTTACAAATCTAGGAACGGACTGGGACCCCTTGACCATCTGGGTAATAACCTGTCTATGGTGGGAAAGCTATAGGATTTTGCGATTGGTCAAGAGATTGAGGACTGCAACATATTGCGGGAATATTTGTTTGAATGAGGAATTTCTCATAAGGTAcataaattttataaaatatttaactcAAAATTATAAACATACTGATGATTTTCttctcaaactttttttcaaGTCAAAATGATTTCacagaattgaaaaaaaaacaaacaatattctCACTAAGAAATTAATATAATgtcatttgtatcaatatcagCCAGAGATGGAGCATTTTGATTCTGGCTCTGctatttttatgtacatgtaagtaaacTTCAATTAACGAAAATTGATATCAGCAGAAGTATGAAAGAATTACAATTAACTGTAACTATTGGTATGACATTGtttctgtaaaacaaaaattacaactACATGTACCAATCTGCCAAATGGATTTTTTATTCTGACAAAATTAGCTCATTGATTA
The window above is part of the Pecten maximus chromosome 2, xPecMax1.1, whole genome shotgun sequence genome. Proteins encoded here:
- the LOC117322056 gene encoding uncharacterized protein LOC117322056, with amino-acid sequence MGARGSKLWTCCPPRKKAKPKERFTQPFPAQDDSATSSEKIAITAKSKEIFKEDLERSDRGEEKQRKKQGHQEDGIMPKGSTIIIDYMESMNIGCTSSTKNVTYNITNEPRKEKPPKPKVNLHHKDKNAGDQLGKLVRDDEATLILDMLTITAKSVGIIRGPGGCQGTGFLLKDGMVMTAAHVIDNLRDPTHPGNLREDCTEKKLSIQFGYKQQSDVKTQPFFFFISEIPYISIEIDVVILQIRVESDTSNKLPRPIETFGPVQENMKGEMIGHPNGEPQRTDRNIERYVLSQDMYEKAKQWSIDGYRENGYEGIQKKGTILFHCGFTHGASGSPGVYTDTTKNDCEVIWILLEGYPGFYYKRLRSEEKAIIDNNFLIEQGITMQAIWEDMFKEKRELCDKIFGHRNEHFQPIPDPSSSLRLAS